The following proteins are co-located in the Polystyrenella longa genome:
- a CDS encoding sensor histidine kinase — protein MFFSRSIRRKLSGGLFIVALMIVVLTLSGLNGLYSYRQSVSEFKFAINEAPRRSELLSTIAHLAEPLNVEVTEDQTSWFGQKKAFSIQLEIAKQKLTKLQKKLDILPNTTSYSLVRVRMNRTLATMRDEIREMEAVHAGLDSPAQRDETIAFLRKQTFDLLNVAGEFPEHQENLENTLKEATEVYNAGFWWVGCTALVVLGMFLYLTIRLNLGVVIPLRKLRQGASRIANGDTGHRVEVETQDEMGELAKSFNQMADKFQDMVKDREQEIDARCKQLVRSERLANIGLLAAGVAHEINNPLSAVSMASESITDRLAYFNPTPEQKEDIEAAQHYLTMICRESKRCQDITHKLLEFARGQDEERKRTDIVALINEVLEMVFHMSQYRDRELKFDRATPCFAVVNGPEIKQVIINIVSNALQAMDPDGKLWIELDEKSEELLLTFRDDGHGMAQETIDHLFEPFYTNRKDGKGTGLGMSISNRIISDHGGSLNAESPGVGQGSVFHIRLPKRLTQQLKRAA, from the coding sequence GTGTTCTTCAGCCGTTCTATTCGGCGCAAACTTTCCGGTGGACTATTCATCGTCGCGTTGATGATCGTAGTCCTCACCCTCAGCGGGTTAAACGGTCTCTATTCCTACCGCCAATCGGTTTCGGAATTCAAGTTTGCGATCAATGAAGCGCCTCGACGGTCGGAACTGCTCTCCACCATCGCCCACCTCGCCGAACCCCTGAACGTCGAAGTCACCGAAGACCAGACATCCTGGTTCGGTCAGAAAAAAGCATTCAGCATTCAGCTTGAGATTGCGAAACAAAAACTCACCAAGCTGCAAAAAAAACTCGACATCCTCCCCAACACCACCAGCTACAGCCTGGTTCGTGTCCGTATGAATCGCACACTGGCCACAATGCGCGATGAAATCAGGGAAATGGAAGCAGTCCATGCAGGGCTCGATTCACCTGCACAACGTGACGAAACCATCGCCTTTCTGCGAAAACAAACCTTCGACCTGCTGAATGTCGCTGGTGAATTCCCGGAACACCAAGAGAACCTCGAGAACACCCTGAAAGAAGCGACCGAAGTCTACAATGCCGGCTTCTGGTGGGTGGGTTGCACCGCCCTGGTCGTCTTGGGCATGTTCCTCTATCTCACGATTCGCCTGAACCTGGGCGTCGTCATCCCCTTACGGAAACTACGTCAGGGAGCCTCCCGCATTGCCAATGGGGACACCGGGCACCGGGTGGAAGTCGAAACCCAAGACGAAATGGGAGAGCTGGCCAAGTCCTTCAACCAGATGGCGGACAAATTTCAAGACATGGTCAAAGATCGGGAGCAGGAAATCGACGCCCGCTGTAAACAGCTTGTCCGGTCCGAACGACTTGCCAATATTGGCCTCCTCGCCGCAGGTGTCGCTCATGAAATCAACAATCCCCTGTCCGCCGTCAGCATGGCTTCGGAATCGATCACCGATCGACTTGCCTACTTCAATCCGACTCCAGAACAAAAAGAAGATATTGAAGCCGCTCAGCATTACCTCACCATGATCTGCCGGGAATCAAAACGGTGCCAGGACATCACTCATAAGCTGTTGGAGTTCGCTCGCGGGCAGGATGAAGAGCGAAAACGGACGGATATCGTCGCTCTCATTAATGAAGTCCTCGAGATGGTCTTCCACATGAGCCAGTACAGGGACCGGGAATTGAAATTCGACCGGGCAACCCCCTGCTTCGCCGTCGTCAATGGACCGGAAATCAAACAAGTCATTATCAATATTGTCTCCAACGCCCTGCAGGCGATGGACCCCGATGGAAAACTGTGGATTGAACTCGACGAAAAATCGGAAGAGTTGCTTCTCACCTTCCGAGACGATGGTCATGGTATGGCGCAGGAAACAATCGATCATCTGTTCGAACCGTTTTACACAAACCGTAAAGATGGCAAAGGTACGGGCCTCGGCATGTCCATCAGCAACCGAATTATTTCCGATCACGGTGGATCGCTGAATGCCGAAAGTCCGGGCGTCGGACAGGGTTCAGTCTTCCATATCCGGTTGCCTAAAAGACTGACTCAGCAATTGAAACGGGCCGCCTGA
- a CDS encoding sigma-54-dependent transcriptional regulator, with product MASNPKHKLRILFVDDEAAIRDVMRLELPRMGHDVTICEDGADAIEAIKKNEYDAAIIDLRMPKVDGWGVVEYLNENSPNTEFIISTAHGDLNEAIQAVRQGAYDFLPKPCRLFEINNVLQNLGEKLALKNKTLALESRLKVVEGETKLIGDSQPMEQVKKLISRVAPTDSTVLILGETGTGKELVARSIHEQSNRASNPFVAVNCGAIPDSLVESELFGHRKGAFTGADTDRKGLFEVANGGTLFLDELGELNKSTQVKLLRFLEAGEIRRVGDNDPKIVDVRVVCATHQDLQEMVIEETFREDLLFRVNTFEVQLPPLRERLEDIPELAMHLIARHMKRSEISPDIITPEAIELLLSHKWAGNIRELGNVLEHAVILSGGNPITPEDFPASIRETAGKTTLSLNRPQTFSIRSAVDEKKTLREVEMEFILQVLDKHEGDKPKTASELGIALKTLYNKLNQHQARQAG from the coding sequence TTGGCTTCCAACCCAAAACATAAACTCCGCATTCTATTTGTCGATGATGAAGCGGCGATCCGTGATGTCATGCGTTTGGAACTTCCACGCATGGGTCATGACGTAACCATCTGCGAAGATGGCGCCGACGCAATCGAAGCGATCAAAAAGAATGAATACGATGCGGCGATTATCGACCTGCGTATGCCCAAAGTCGATGGCTGGGGTGTGGTCGAATACCTGAACGAAAACAGCCCGAACACCGAGTTCATCATCAGCACTGCGCACGGTGATTTGAACGAGGCGATTCAAGCCGTTCGTCAGGGTGCCTACGACTTCCTTCCCAAACCCTGCCGGTTGTTTGAAATCAACAACGTACTGCAGAACCTGGGAGAGAAACTGGCCCTCAAAAACAAGACTCTTGCGCTCGAATCACGCCTGAAAGTCGTGGAAGGGGAAACCAAGCTGATTGGAGACTCTCAGCCGATGGAGCAGGTCAAAAAGTTGATCAGCCGCGTCGCCCCCACCGACTCCACTGTCCTCATTCTGGGCGAAACAGGGACTGGTAAAGAACTGGTCGCTCGCTCGATTCATGAACAGTCCAACCGAGCCAGCAACCCGTTCGTTGCCGTCAACTGTGGCGCTATTCCGGACAGCCTGGTCGAATCCGAACTCTTCGGACATCGTAAAGGAGCCTTCACCGGTGCCGATACCGACCGCAAAGGTCTGTTCGAAGTCGCCAACGGTGGTACTCTGTTCCTGGACGAACTGGGGGAACTCAATAAATCAACGCAGGTCAAACTACTTCGCTTTCTGGAAGCGGGTGAAATTCGCCGCGTCGGTGACAACGATCCGAAAATCGTCGACGTGCGTGTCGTCTGTGCGACTCACCAGGACTTGCAGGAGATGGTGATCGAAGAAACGTTCCGGGAAGACTTGCTCTTCCGCGTGAACACATTCGAAGTACAACTTCCTCCCCTGCGGGAACGTCTCGAAGACATCCCCGAACTGGCAATGCACCTGATTGCCCGGCACATGAAACGGAGCGAAATCTCTCCGGACATCATTACTCCGGAAGCAATCGAACTGTTGCTCTCCCATAAATGGGCCGGCAACATTCGTGAACTGGGCAATGTCCTGGAGCACGCGGTTATCCTCTCCGGTGGCAACCCAATCACCCCCGAAGACTTCCCCGCCAGTATCCGCGAGACCGCCGGTAAAACAACGCTGTCTCTCAACCGCCCGCAAACGTTTTCGATCAGGTCCGCCGTGGACGAAAAGAAAACGCTCCGCGAAGTCGAGATGGAATTCATCCTTCAGGTCCTCGACAAACACGAAGGCGACAAACCCAAAACCGCCAGCGAACTGGGCATCGCCCTCAAGACTCTGTACAACAAACTCAATCAACACCAGGCAAGACAAGCCGGGTAA
- a CDS encoding PP2C family protein-serine/threonine phosphatase: MLWEQRIQYGSLTDLGFRRQNNEDSLTVRLLKDKELWQSHGHIFIVCDGMGGHAVGELASKIAVDTVPHNFYKSHPKGVPLENLQQAIVAANSAIYERSAANHEFQRMGTTCSTLVLGPHGAIAGHVGDSRVYRVRGERIDQLTCDHSLEWELKQQAKGDIDPSLYSRSRHVITRSLGPEPAVEVDIEGPYPVLPGDSYIVCSDGLTGHLSDDEIGMICSSLDAGEACKLMVNLANLRGGVDNITVIVAEVSTELPDVNADNGDNPSFERIVTAGRFAGLTTIITFMAGVLLLLMQKWVPASILMTVASVSCALTYLLWSRWRHRHDVPLPVDDNTPSESSTVVWRPYRSASASLSTNFLKQLDAVSEELIRTAQEEKWQINWNKVDGTLIDARSALREKSEKEAISKYGDLIQRFMVSLKKHRSSE, from the coding sequence ATGCTTTGGGAGCAGCGTATTCAGTATGGTAGTTTGACCGACCTCGGGTTTCGACGCCAGAACAACGAAGACTCACTAACTGTTCGGCTTCTCAAGGACAAAGAGTTGTGGCAATCGCACGGCCACATTTTTATTGTCTGCGACGGGATGGGTGGCCACGCTGTCGGTGAACTGGCAAGTAAAATTGCTGTCGATACCGTCCCACACAACTTCTACAAGTCCCATCCAAAAGGTGTACCACTAGAAAATCTGCAGCAAGCCATCGTCGCTGCTAACTCCGCCATCTACGAACGCTCTGCTGCCAACCACGAATTTCAGCGCATGGGAACCACTTGTTCCACGCTTGTGCTTGGACCACACGGCGCGATCGCTGGACATGTTGGAGACAGTCGCGTTTACCGTGTTCGCGGCGAACGCATCGACCAACTCACCTGCGATCACAGCCTGGAATGGGAACTGAAGCAACAGGCCAAAGGGGATATTGATCCCAGCTTGTATAGTCGCTCACGACATGTCATCACTCGCTCCCTCGGCCCGGAACCGGCAGTCGAAGTTGATATCGAAGGCCCCTACCCTGTCCTGCCCGGTGATTCCTACATTGTCTGCTCCGATGGACTCACAGGCCATCTTTCCGATGATGAAATAGGCATGATCTGCAGCTCGCTCGATGCTGGCGAAGCCTGCAAATTGATGGTGAATCTCGCCAATCTGAGGGGCGGAGTCGACAACATCACCGTGATCGTCGCCGAGGTAAGTACTGAACTTCCCGACGTGAACGCAGATAACGGCGACAATCCATCATTCGAGCGGATAGTCACTGCAGGTCGGTTTGCCGGACTCACCACGATCATCACTTTCATGGCTGGGGTATTACTGCTTCTCATGCAGAAGTGGGTTCCGGCCAGCATTCTCATGACCGTCGCCAGTGTAAGTTGTGCCCTCACTTACCTGCTCTGGAGCCGTTGGCGACATCGCCACGATGTTCCTCTACCAGTCGACGATAATACCCCAAGTGAATCTTCGACCGTAGTTTGGCGTCCTTATCGCAGCGCTTCCGCTTCCTTGAGCACGAACTTTCTCAAACAGCTCGACGCTGTGTCCGAAGAGCTGATCCGAACGGCTCAGGAAGAAAAGTGGCAAATCAACTGGAACAAGGTTGATGGCACGTTGATCGACGCCCGCTCTGCTCTCCGCGAAAAATCCGAAAAAGAGGCGATCAGCAAATATGGAGACCTGATTCAGCGATTCATGGTCTCGTTGAAAAAACATCGCAGTAGTGAATAA
- a CDS encoding MlaD family protein gives MSEQQMQFRVGLFTIVALGLMGVMVFKFGQLDRYWKAYYTVQVDFENAGGIYPGTPVKRHGIQIGQVNDLKLVPGEGYVKTTIRIAEEYPLSNDVEPRVVRSLLGGVTIEMTGGTGGELLVDNSLLTGRAAADPMQIVNNMEKNVTKTLNAFAATSEEWRVVGTNVNSLLENNHDKIDHVIEQSSESLEQFALTMKQMNRAMESLNVTIADPQNQENLRRTLASMPKLVSETEQTIKHIRLAVDQAEGTLGNMQTLTEPLAQRSNQIALNLDGAIQNLNSLTGELNRFSHMVNKSDGTLHQLVSNPDLYRHLDKSSQSINILLENLGPTLRDLRIFSDKVATHPELLGVSGVFKGSAGVKEAPETGQGSSPIRQTSGAMDYGRSRK, from the coding sequence ATGAGTGAACAACAAATGCAGTTCCGAGTCGGGCTGTTTACGATCGTCGCACTCGGACTGATGGGAGTGATGGTTTTTAAATTCGGTCAGCTTGATCGTTACTGGAAAGCGTATTACACGGTACAGGTTGATTTCGAGAACGCGGGAGGGATCTATCCCGGTACCCCCGTGAAACGGCACGGTATTCAGATCGGTCAGGTCAATGATCTGAAACTCGTTCCCGGCGAGGGTTATGTGAAAACGACGATTCGTATTGCGGAAGAATACCCACTGTCGAATGACGTCGAACCGCGCGTGGTCCGTTCTTTACTCGGTGGAGTGACCATCGAGATGACGGGGGGAACTGGTGGGGAACTGCTCGTCGATAACTCGCTACTTACGGGGCGGGCGGCTGCGGACCCGATGCAGATCGTCAATAACATGGAGAAGAATGTCACCAAAACATTGAATGCCTTCGCGGCGACCAGTGAGGAATGGCGTGTCGTGGGGACGAATGTAAATTCATTGCTTGAAAACAATCACGATAAGATCGACCACGTAATCGAACAGTCATCGGAATCGTTGGAGCAGTTCGCCCTGACGATGAAGCAGATGAACCGGGCGATGGAATCGCTTAATGTGACCATCGCCGATCCACAGAACCAGGAGAACCTCCGCCGTACACTCGCCTCGATGCCGAAGCTGGTTTCCGAAACAGAACAGACGATCAAGCACATCCGTCTGGCGGTGGATCAGGCGGAAGGGACGCTGGGGAACATGCAGACCCTCACGGAACCACTCGCGCAACGGAGCAATCAGATCGCCCTCAACCTGGATGGTGCAATCCAGAATCTGAATTCATTAACGGGCGAGCTTAACCGGTTCTCGCACATGGTCAATAAATCGGACGGCACGCTACACCAGCTTGTTAGCAATCCCGATCTCTACCGGCATCTGGACAAGTCCTCGCAGTCGATCAACATCCTGCTGGAGAACCTGGGACCAACGTTACGCGACCTGCGTATCTTCTCCGATAAAGTCGCCACTCATCCCGAACTGCTGGGTGTAAGCGGTGTCTTCAAAGGCAGCGCCGGCGTCAAAGAAGCCCCCGAGACAGGGCAGGGGAGCAGTCCGATTCGCCAGACAAGCGGAGCAATGGATTACGGACGATCGCGGAAGTAG
- a CDS encoding ABC transporter ATP-binding protein, translating to MSVSSTIDPPIIALDRIFRSFGAQNVLRDLSIEVERGETLVLIGESGCGKSVTMKLMMALMEPSAGDVFWGGTNINDLSESELQRQRLKYGYLFQGAALFDSMNVFENIAFGVRQNTQIKEPDIRTIVHQCLRDVGLPESICQKKPAELSGGMKKRVGLARALALGPEVMFYDEPTTGLDPVMTDVINQLIIRTRDKNRVTSVVVTHEMSTVRKVADRVVMLYPLVRLGVDEPQVIFTGTPEELYDCEDPRVYQFVRGEAEERIQELTSV from the coding sequence ATGTCAGTTTCCTCCACCATCGATCCTCCTATCATCGCCCTCGACCGAATCTTTCGTTCGTTTGGGGCTCAGAACGTTTTGCGCGATCTCTCGATTGAAGTGGAGCGGGGCGAGACGCTCGTACTGATTGGCGAAAGTGGTTGCGGCAAAAGTGTCACGATGAAACTGATGATGGCTTTGATGGAACCGTCAGCGGGGGATGTCTTCTGGGGCGGAACGAACATCAATGATCTGAGCGAATCCGAGCTGCAACGGCAGCGGTTAAAGTATGGTTATCTGTTCCAGGGGGCGGCGCTATTTGACAGCATGAACGTATTCGAGAACATCGCCTTTGGCGTGCGTCAGAATACTCAAATCAAAGAACCCGACATCCGTACGATCGTGCATCAATGTCTGCGCGATGTCGGTCTGCCCGAATCGATCTGCCAGAAGAAACCGGCGGAACTTTCCGGCGGGATGAAAAAACGAGTCGGTCTGGCACGGGCGTTGGCACTTGGGCCAGAGGTCATGTTCTATGACGAACCGACAACCGGGCTCGATCCGGTCATGACCGATGTGATTAATCAGTTGATTATCCGCACACGAGACAAGAACCGGGTGACTTCGGTCGTGGTAACTCATGAGATGAGTACGGTTCGCAAAGTGGCCGACCGTGTGGTAATGCTGTATCCCCTAGTGCGGTTAGGGGTTGATGAACCTCAGGTCATCTTCACTGGCACACCGGAAGAGTTATACGATTGCGAAGACCCGCGCGTCTATCAGTTTGTGCGGGGAGAAGCGGAAGAACGAATACAGGAATTGACGTCCGTTTAA
- a CDS encoding MlaE family ABC transporter permease, which yields MATGSIPNPRSTPIHALGALVLKAVAGLGNFSLFGYDTVRWTLVARPPKSVILPAMYQIGVRSISVVMVTGFFIGMVLAVQTYDQLHMMGLESRLGSVINATLVKELGPVLAATMLAGRVGSAMAAELGTMRVTEQIEALRALGANPLQYLVVPRFLACVLLIPLLTAIADSLGIFGGWLFGTQVLGVNTFFYWRYSFEFITAYDVLSGITKSFFFGGAIALIACQRGFNCGSGAEGVGRAATESFVYSFVVILILDFFLGMFMNRLYYVLWPVEITLS from the coding sequence ATGGCTACTGGTTCAATTCCCAACCCCCGGTCCACCCCCATTCATGCACTGGGAGCACTGGTGCTGAAGGCGGTTGCCGGTTTGGGGAACTTTTCCCTGTTTGGTTACGACACCGTCCGTTGGACGCTCGTGGCGCGACCACCGAAATCGGTCATCTTACCTGCCATGTATCAGATTGGCGTCCGTTCGATCTCGGTCGTAATGGTTACCGGATTTTTCATCGGCATGGTGCTTGCCGTTCAAACATATGACCAACTTCACATGATGGGCCTCGAAAGTCGATTGGGCTCTGTCATTAACGCCACACTCGTAAAAGAGCTTGGGCCTGTACTCGCCGCCACGATGCTGGCCGGTCGAGTCGGCAGCGCGATGGCGGCCGAACTGGGAACGATGCGCGTGACCGAGCAAATCGAAGCGCTTCGTGCTCTCGGTGCTAACCCGCTGCAATACCTGGTCGTGCCCCGATTCCTCGCTTGTGTCTTGCTGATTCCGCTGCTGACCGCGATTGCCGATTCACTCGGGATTTTTGGTGGCTGGCTTTTCGGGACGCAGGTTCTGGGCGTGAACACCTTTTTCTACTGGCGATATTCGTTTGAATTTATTACGGCTTATGACGTCCTGTCGGGAATCACCAAGAGTTTCTTCTTCGGTGGTGCCATTGCTCTGATTGCCTGCCAACGTGGATTTAACTGCGGGTCGGGGGCAGAAGGAGTAGGGCGTGCGGCGACAGAATCCTTCGTTTACTCGTTCGTGGTGATCCTGATCCTCGACTTCTTCCTCGGCATGTTCATGAACAGGTTGTACTACGTCCTGTGGCCGGTCGAAATCACCTTGTCTTGA
- a CDS encoding leucine-rich repeat domain-containing protein: MLIFRNRHASSLKHCSHLLALLFIFIVSSGALLAEEITFTPEEEAAIAKARELGAHVLELSQEDKHLEVAYHLSDGDVTNERLEALAPLSRLIVHLNLRNKPVTDDQLALITGLVNVSKLHLEKTSITDAGLDHLANLKALEYLNVYGTKVTNAGLPKLNSLDSLKKLYIWETEVNYDGVKAFIEANPEVAIIPNLVVEREQLLAKIEATKQEKAAAEMKLAENTTQLEAAQAATTAATAEAEATAKATTDKEAQNKTAAEAAATAQAAAQAAIKAAEEAQKQADAAAQAAIAAIHKAQETAKAAALTGLSAENQKQAAAPKQEAAQKILAETEAAKAASEAAKVKAEAAAKQLEELKVQTEEAKKQLESTTKTLEELTAKAG; this comes from the coding sequence ATGCTTATTTTCCGTAATCGCCACGCCAGTTCGCTGAAGCACTGCTCTCATCTGCTCGCCCTGCTATTCATCTTTATTGTGAGTTCCGGTGCCCTGTTAGCGGAAGAAATCACCTTCACTCCCGAAGAAGAAGCCGCAATTGCCAAGGCACGCGAGCTGGGCGCCCATGTTTTAGAGCTGTCCCAGGAAGACAAACACCTGGAAGTTGCCTACCACCTGTCCGACGGTGACGTGACCAACGAACGATTAGAAGCGCTGGCTCCTCTGTCACGCCTGATTGTCCATTTAAACCTGCGAAACAAGCCTGTTACAGACGATCAACTCGCTCTTATTACTGGTCTAGTGAATGTCTCCAAGCTGCATCTCGAAAAAACCAGCATTACCGACGCCGGGCTCGATCACCTCGCTAACTTGAAAGCGCTGGAATATCTGAACGTCTACGGCACCAAGGTCACCAACGCCGGTTTACCTAAATTGAACAGTTTGGATTCACTGAAGAAGCTGTACATCTGGGAAACCGAAGTCAATTACGACGGTGTAAAAGCATTCATCGAAGCGAATCCTGAAGTAGCAATCATACCGAATCTCGTCGTGGAGCGGGAACAACTGCTGGCGAAGATCGAAGCGACCAAGCAGGAAAAAGCAGCCGCTGAAATGAAGCTGGCTGAAAACACCACACAACTGGAAGCAGCTCAAGCCGCCACCACGGCAGCCACCGCGGAAGCAGAAGCGACAGCTAAAGCAACTACGGACAAGGAAGCTCAGAACAAAACCGCCGCTGAAGCAGCCGCGACTGCTCAAGCGGCAGCACAGGCAGCAATCAAAGCCGCCGAAGAAGCACAGAAACAGGCTGATGCCGCCGCCCAGGCAGCTATCGCTGCGATTCACAAAGCACAGGAAACGGCCAAAGCAGCTGCCCTGACAGGCCTATCAGCCGAAAATCAGAAACAGGCCGCCGCTCCTAAACAGGAAGCAGCCCAGAAGATTCTGGCTGAAACGGAAGCTGCAAAAGCAGCGAGTGAAGCAGCCAAAGTGAAAGCCGAAGCCGCCGCGAAACAGCTGGAAGAGCTGAAAGTGCAAACGGAAGAAGCGAAGAAACAGCTCGAATCCACAACCAAAACGCTGGAAGAGCTCACTGCGAAAGCAGGTTAA
- a CDS encoding GNAT family N-acetyltransferase, translating into MPAHSRNSTIVNLISPNIRRETAFRKALAELTTERDRTSLIYLGAQSEEFDEISFKEYVERLIQYKTNPPPRRSPGIVYWAIEAESIIGRIAVRFDADETGGHVGYYVIPSCRNQGFATKILKLLLETTVAREIGRILITCDEDNLPSERVILKNGGRFENLIDVASDRPRKKRFWIDI; encoded by the coding sequence GTGCCGGCTCATAGCAGGAATTCGACGATCGTAAATCTCATTTCCCCCAATATTCGTAGAGAAACAGCCTTCCGAAAAGCTCTCGCGGAGCTCACCACGGAAAGGGATCGAACTTCGCTGATTTATCTTGGTGCCCAATCCGAAGAATTCGACGAGATATCATTCAAAGAGTATGTCGAACGGCTCATCCAATACAAAACCAATCCACCTCCGAGGCGTTCGCCTGGAATCGTTTATTGGGCCATCGAAGCTGAAAGCATCATTGGGAGAATCGCAGTTCGTTTCGATGCTGATGAGACGGGCGGGCACGTTGGTTATTACGTTATCCCTTCGTGCCGCAATCAGGGATTCGCGACAAAGATACTCAAGCTTTTACTGGAAACAACAGTCGCCCGCGAAATTGGTCGCATTCTGATTACCTGCGACGAAGATAACCTCCCCTCAGAGAGAGTTATCCTCAAAAACGGGGGCCGCTTTGAAAACTTAATTGATGTAGCGTCCGACCGTCCACGAAAGAAAAGATTCTGGATAGATATTTGA
- a CDS encoding efflux RND transporter periplasmic adaptor subunit — MHKFTALLSSPAFQQQAVTSPLVPSRGSLLRAWLIPVCCICCTSLYTTAGWSQSEKKDDADQVTIEREPLTIKKPDEYQFRFHLSPKKTAELLAATSGTIKQVNAAPGAQLRAQATLATVDDTRQQLQLAIAAARLNVLKEQKPSEDLTDNVLNAQRELAQAELELAKYELSLTEIFIPFDSKLDRLYQEQGAYVITGTAIGRVIDESQLTVQLPLERQEIKQGDSISIQVESEQVNAKVANISGLPAEWDALRDLASSVAMMTCVIENKDGKYQAGQTVFSPVIPRHAVAEVELESVSNGDQGGRKVQIIRDQTIRNISVETLGQVGSERVFVSGLFIEGDEVIKGSSVELKEGTLVQSVFDSEDARSGKRSSAPKRSNSRQQEF, encoded by the coding sequence ATGCATAAGTTTACGGCTCTGCTTTCGTCTCCTGCGTTTCAACAGCAGGCAGTTACTTCACCATTGGTTCCATCAAGGGGCAGTCTACTTCGAGCCTGGTTGATACCAGTTTGTTGTATCTGTTGTACCTCGCTGTATACGACTGCTGGCTGGTCTCAGTCTGAGAAGAAAGACGATGCCGATCAGGTAACGATCGAGCGGGAACCACTCACAATTAAGAAACCGGATGAGTATCAGTTTCGGTTTCATCTCTCTCCGAAAAAAACAGCGGAACTACTAGCTGCGACTTCCGGTACGATTAAACAAGTCAACGCGGCTCCAGGAGCACAATTGAGGGCGCAGGCGACTTTGGCGACGGTGGATGACACGCGACAGCAGTTGCAATTAGCAATTGCGGCAGCGCGGCTTAATGTTTTGAAAGAGCAGAAGCCCTCCGAGGATTTGACTGATAACGTGCTGAATGCGCAGCGGGAATTGGCTCAGGCGGAGTTGGAGCTGGCAAAATATGAACTCTCGTTGACGGAGATTTTCATACCTTTCGATTCCAAACTGGATCGACTTTACCAAGAGCAAGGGGCCTACGTCATAACTGGTACTGCGATTGGTAGAGTGATCGATGAATCTCAGTTGACTGTTCAGTTGCCGTTGGAGCGTCAGGAGATCAAACAGGGGGATTCAATTTCGATTCAAGTAGAATCCGAGCAGGTGAATGCCAAAGTGGCTAACATTTCGGGGCTTCCCGCTGAGTGGGATGCATTACGCGATCTTGCCTCGTCTGTCGCTATGATGACCTGTGTGATTGAGAACAAAGACGGGAAATATCAGGCGGGACAGACTGTTTTTTCCCCTGTAATTCCACGTCATGCAGTGGCAGAAGTCGAATTGGAGTCTGTGAGTAACGGGGACCAGGGTGGGCGGAAGGTTCAGATCATCCGGGACCAGACCATTCGGAATATCAGCGTCGAAACGCTGGGGCAAGTCGGATCAGAGCGGGTGTTTGTCAGTGGTCTGTTTATCGAAGGTGACGAAGTGATTAAAGGCAGTTCCGTTGAACTCAAAGAGGGAACGCTTGTTCAATCGGTCTTTGATTCCGAAGACGCGCGAAGCGGAAAACGTTCGTCGGCGCCAAAACGGAGCAATTCCCGGCAGCAGGAATTTTAG